One Ranitomeya variabilis isolate aRanVar5 chromosome 5, aRanVar5.hap1, whole genome shotgun sequence DNA window includes the following coding sequences:
- the LOC143775050 gene encoding uncharacterized protein LOC143775050 has product MGTRMDSQLGKIKTGTHKTSGVPRSSSKLGKSDILPTRRQEAEDHPKGHGRKESSKLKFKRRNVSAGIFDGMYISSKMGSSSYPDAPIRSSSSRKRSSRCAKQKVQSINRHSSRSDMVAQPGAFVRRSSLEDHSGQRSYDGCQSIRLGSPYGRQSDPRTVVDSRIPEILKPKRAYCSQASSSLLPTIPEELACTNTDRQYDCGVLHQSSGRDKITIPDDYYSSDIESGRESSTIPVGSSYKRRVQYTGGLPQSPFPSSGRMGLRPTHIRSHKHRYWKCGYNYLL; this is encoded by the exons atgg GCACTCGGATGGATAGTCAACTGGGAAAAATCAAAACTGGAACCCACAAGACATCAGGTGTTCCTAGGAGTTCTTCTAAACTCGGAAAATCAgacatccttcctaccagaagacaaGAAGCTGAAGATCATCCAAAGGGTCACGGCCGTAAAgaaagctccaaacttaagtttaagagacgcaatgtctctgctGGGATCTTTGACGGCATGTATAtcagcagtaagatgggctcaagcTCATACCCGGATGCTCCAATACGAAGTTCTTCAAGCAGAAAGAGATCTTCACGGTGCGCTAAGCAAAAAGTTCAGTCTATCAACCGCCACTCTTCACGATCTGACATGGTGGCTCAACCTGGCGCATTTGTCAGAAGGAGTTCTCTGGAAGATCACTCCGGACAACGTAGTTACGACGGATGCCAGTccattcggttggggagcccatacgGGAGACAGTCTGACCCAAGGACGGTGGTCGACTCAAGAATCCCAGAgatcctcaaacctaagagagcttaCTGCAGTCAGGCAagctcttctttgcttcctaccaTCCCTGAGGAACTCGCATGTACAAatacagacagacaatatgactgtggtgtcctacatcaatcatcagggagggacaagatCACGATCCCTGATGATTACTACAGCTCAGATATTGAGTCTGGCCGAGAATCATCTACGATccctgtcggcagttcatataagaGGAGAGTTCAATATACaggcggactacctcagtcgccattcccttcgtcagggagaatGGGCCTTAGACCAACACATATTCGGTCACATA AACATCGGTATTGGAAATGTGGCTACAATTATCTGCTGTAA